A genomic stretch from uncultured Methanobrevibacter sp. includes:
- the purM gene encoding phosphoribosylformylglycinamidine cyclo-ligase gives MVTYSESGVDIDLEALTVSKLASKLQPTLEYRNIITDSGHFAALVELGDKAIAMSTDGVGSKILVAKMMEKYDTVGIDMIAMVVNDILCVGAEPIALVDYLAVEEPDPKVAEEIADGLVQGAKESQIAIIGGETASLPGIVKDFDLAGTGIGFVDKDKIITGADIQEGDVLIGLRSSGIHSNGLSLARRAIFEEGGFDVNDKMPNGETTIGEELLKPTQLYVKSIVDLLKHDFNIKGLAHMTGGGVNNLSRLKKGIGFDITDYPEPQDIFKLIYEQGVPLEEMYKVFNMGVG, from the coding sequence ATGGTTACTTACTCAGAATCTGGTGTTGACATTGACCTTGAAGCATTAACCGTTTCCAAATTAGCTTCAAAATTGCAGCCAACATTAGAATACAGAAATATTATTACTGACAGTGGACACTTTGCAGCATTAGTTGAACTCGGCGATAAGGCTATTGCTATGAGTACTGATGGTGTAGGAAGTAAAATATTAGTTGCAAAAATGATGGAAAAATATGATACTGTTGGAATTGACATGATTGCAATGGTAGTAAACGATATCCTTTGTGTAGGTGCAGAACCAATCGCATTAGTTGACTACTTAGCAGTTGAAGAACCAGACCCAAAAGTAGCTGAAGAAATTGCAGACGGTCTTGTCCAAGGGGCAAAAGAATCTCAAATCGCAATCATTGGTGGAGAAACCGCTTCCCTTCCAGGAATTGTAAAAGACTTTGACTTAGCAGGAACCGGTATCGGTTTTGTAGACAAGGATAAAATCATAACTGGTGCAGATATCCAGGAAGGAGATGTATTAATCGGCCTTAGAAGCAGCGGTATTCACAGTAATGGTTTAAGTTTAGCTAGAAGAGCAATCTTTGAAGAAGGTGGATTTGATGTTAACGACAAAATGCCTAATGGCGAAACCACTATCGGAGAAGAATTATTGAAACCAACCCAATTGTATGTTAAATCAATTGTTGACCTTTTAAAACATGACTTTAACATTAAAGGTCTTGCTCATATGACTGGTGGTGGAGTAAACAACCTTTCAAGACTTAAAAAAGGAATCGGATTTGACATTACCGATTATCCAGAACCACAAGACATCTTTAAATTGATTTATGAACAAGGAGTTCCTTTAGAGGAAATGTATAAGGTTTTCAATATGGGTGTAGGATT